In Porites lutea chromosome 1, jaPorLute2.1, whole genome shotgun sequence, a single genomic region encodes these proteins:
- the LOC140926340 gene encoding uncharacterized protein: MGGVWERQIRTARNVLSVLLDQCGSQLNDESLQTFMTEVEAAVNSRPLTVENLTSPDVLEPITPNHLLTGKSRVVLPPPGEFQRVDLYLRKRWRRVQHLANEFWARWKGEFLHTLQLRQKWVCPRRNLQQGDVVIIRNDNLPRNMWQIARVEEAYCDPDGYVRKARLAVGDGTLHDKGCRVKHISYLERPVQKLVLLVPSDENRGVPTEEP, from the coding sequence ATGGGTGGCGTTTGGGAACGACAGATCAGAACGGCACGCAACGTGCTTTCTGTCCTTCTAGACCAATGCGGTAGCCAGCTGAATGACGAATCTCTTCAAACGTTTATGACGGAGGTAGAAGCAGCAGTCAATAGCCGACCCTTAACTGTTGAGAATTTGACGTCCCCAGACGTATTAGAACCGATTACTCCCAATCACCTACTTACGGGAAAATCAAGAGTCGTCCTTCCACCACCTGGAGAGTTTCAACGGGTTGACTTATATCTTCGAAAGAGATGGAGGCGCGTCCAACATCTGGCCAACGAATTTTGGGCCCGTTGGAAAGGAGAGTTCCTTCATACCCTTCAATTACGACAGAAGTGGGTGTGTCCACGACGTAACCTCCAGCAAGGAGATGTTGTAATCATCCGCAACGACAACCTTCCTCGGAACATGTGGCAAATTGCTCGCGTAGAAGAAGCTTATTGTGATCCTGATGGTTACGTACGAAAAGCAAGGCTAGCAGTAGGAGATGGTACTCTACATGACAAGGGATGTAGAGTCAAGCACATCAGTTACCTTGAACGACCTGTGCAGAAGTTAGTACTTCTCGTACCAAGCGATGAGAACCGGGGAGTCCCCACCGAGGAGCCTTAG
- the LOC140926329 gene encoding uncharacterized protein produces the protein MIAFMCDLETMFHQFKVAEEDRDYLRFYWWENGDTTRNPVQYRMTVHLFGAASSPGCSDFGLKKAATDNESEFGSDAANFIRNNFYVDDGLKSVATVSEAASLIEKTKSICARGGMRLHKFISNFKEVIAKIAPKDRVKGVKDLALHSDVLPIERALGVQWCVESDTFQFRIVLQDKPLTRRGILSTVSSVYDALGFLAPVILTGKQILQSLCRDKSDWDDPVPEPLRQKWERWRSSLQHLEKLKIQRCYKPPTFGNVTSVQLHHFSDASDHGYGQCSYLRLTDDTGQVHCSFVMGKARVTPLKPVTIPRLELTAALLSVRVSASLREELEYDQITEVFYTDSQVVLGYIKNDARRFHVFVANRVQQIRENSTPDQWKYIETKENPADESSRGLSPQDLVNNSRWLSGPPFLWERELPNRNEEVNLDISPDDPEVKKVHVFATKTDPERMATISERLEYFSDWHRAKRAVAACTKLIDSLQHSSEEPLHGVKKTSKEKQTTIYQSPSVDEIRKAEQAVLKSVQEEAFSEEIKILKPLGVNNDDTSRESTRRRNSSMKKISSLYRLDPFIDEDVVLRVGGRIRNASIPYDIKHPVILPSKGHVTMLLVRHHHERIRHQGRGITLNDLRSHGYWIIGGNSSVSRYISKCVTCHKLRGALEEQKMANLPEDRLEPAPPFTHCGVDYFGPFVIKEGRKELKRYGVLSVQPCHPFGSIRLSRN, from the coding sequence ATGATCGCATTCATGTGCGATCTTGAAACCATGTTTCACCAGTTCAAGGTAGCAGAAGAGGATCGCGACTACTTAAGATTCTACTGGTGGGAGAATGGTGATACCACGAGGAATCCTGTGCAGTATCGCATGACCGTACATCTATTCGGAGCAGCATCCTCTCCTGGATGTTCGGACTTTGGGCTCAAGAAAGCTGCCACTGACAATGAAAGCGAGTTTGGTTCCGACGCAGCTAACTTCATTAGGAACAATTTCTATGTCGACGACGGCCTTAAGTCGGTTGCTACCGTTTCCGAAGCTGCATCGCTAATAGAGAAAACCAAGAGCATCTGCGCCAGAGGGGGAATGCGGCTTCATAAGTTTATCTCTAATTTTAAAGAAGTAATTGCGAAGATTGCCCCTAAAGATAGAGTGAAAGGTGTTAAAGATCTCGCCCTTCACAGTGATGTGCTTCCAATAGAGCGCGCACTAGGTGTTCAGTGGTGCGTGGAATCAGACACCTTTCAATTTCGGATCGTTTTACAAGACAAGCCCTTAACACGACGTGGAATACTGTCAACTGTTAGCTCCGTTTACGACGCCCTGGGCTTCCTAGCACCAGTGATCCTGACCGGAAAGCAAATTCTTCAGAGCCTCTGCCGAGATAAATCTGACTGGGACGATCCAGTGCCTGAGCCATTGCGTCAGAAGTGGGAAAGATGGAGAAGCAGCCTACAACACTTGGAGAAACTGAAGATCCAGAGGTGCTACAAGCCACCTACGTTTGGAAACGTCACGTCTGTACAACTGCACCACTTCTCGGACGCGAGCGACCACGGGTACGGTCAGTGTTCGTACTTGCGCCTTACAGATGACACTGGTCAAGTCCACTGCAGCTTCGTCATGGGCAAGGCCCGGGTAACTCCACTGAAACCTGTAACGATCCCTCGACTCGAACTAACGGCAGCCCTACTCTCCGTCAGAGTCAGCGCCTCACTGCGTGAAGAGCTCGAGTACGATCAGATTACGGAGGTATTTTACACTGATAGCCAAGTTGTCCTCGGCTATATAAAGAACGACGCTCGACGTTTTCACGTCTTCGTGGCCAACCGGGTTCAACAAATAAGAGAGAACAGCACCCCCGACCAGTGGAAGTACATAGAGACCAAGGAAAATCCAGCTGATGAATCCTCGCGTGGTCTTTCTCCTCAAGACCTGGTCAACAACTCCCGATGGCTAAGTGGACCACCCTTCTTATGGGAACGAGAGCTTCCGAACAGAAATGAAGAAGTGAACCTCGACATCTCTCCAGACGATCCTGAGGTTAAGAAAGTACACGTTTTCGCTACCAAAACTGACCCCGAAAGGATGGCAACCATTTCCGAACGCTTGGAGTACTTCTCCGATTGGCACAGAGCCAAGAGAGCTGTCGCTGCATGCACGAAACTCATAGACTCACTTCAACACAGTTCCGAAGAACCCTTACATGGTGTGAAGAAGACAAGCAAAGAGAAACAAACAACAATCTACCAATCGCCGTCAGTAGATGAAATACGAAAGGCCGAGCAAGCCGTATTGAAGTCAGTTCAAGAAGAAGCCTTTTCCGAAGAAATTAAGATTCTGAAGCCCTTAGGAGTGAACAACGACGATACAAGTAGAGAATCTACGAGAAGACGCAATTCTTCCATGAAGAAGATTAGTTCATTATATCGACTAGATCCCTTCATAGACGAGGACGTCGTCTTACGAGTTGGTGGCCGGATCAGAAACGCCTCAATACCATATGATATCAAGCATCCAGTTATCCTTCCGAGTAAAGGCCATGTTACAATGTTGTTAGTGAGACATCACCACGAGAGGATACGTCACCAAGGCCGAGGAATTACACTGAACGATCTGCGTTCACACGGATATTGGATAATTGGAGGAAACTCATCAGTTTCCCGATACATCTCCAAATGCGTGACTTGCCATAAACTCCGTGGAGCGTTAGAAGAGCAGAAGATGGCAAATCTGCCCGAAGACAGGCTGGAACCGGCCCCGCCCTTTACTCATTGCGGAGTTGACTACTTTGGCCCGTTTGTTATAAAGGAAGGCCGTAAAGAGTTAAAGAGATATGGAGTGCTGTCTGTCCAGCCGTGCCATCCATTTGGAAGTATCCGCCTCTCTAGAAACTGA